A genome region from Gossypium hirsutum isolate 1008001.06 chromosome A04, Gossypium_hirsutum_v2.1, whole genome shotgun sequence includes the following:
- the LOC121227941 gene encoding anther-specific protein LAT52, producing MTKAYLIILVSLAVCILSSLNFSYGAASDQNKFTVVGLVYCDTCRVEFQTSISEPISGATVKLECKNRTTEKITFQSPEITTDKAGSYKIEVIGDYEDSDCDVNLVKSPRADCNDPTEAWRKARVELTALDGVTGQFRFANNLGFKKKEALPGCKKVLTDMGYYELKDELGSEAA from the exons atgacaaAAGCTTATCTGATCATCCTTGTTTCTTTGGCTGTTTGCATTTTGTCTTCTCTCAATTTTTCTTATGGAGCAGCATCCGATCAAAACAAGTTCACCGTTGTAGGTCTTGTTTATTGTGATACTTGTCGTGTTGAATTTCAGACTAGTATAAGTGAACCTATTTCTG GTGCAACAGTAAAATTGGAATGTAAGAATCGAACCACTGAAAAAATTACTTTTCAAAGCCCAGAAATAACAACTGATAAGGCGGGAAGCTACAAAATTGAAGTGATAGGGGATTATGAAGACTCAGACTGTGATGTCAACTTGGTGAAGAGTCCACGAGCAGATTGTAATGATCCCACAGAAGCATGGAGGAAAGCCAGGGTGGAACTCACCGCGTTGGATGGTGTTACTGGCCAATTTCGCTTTGCCAACAATCTTgggtttaaaaagaaagaagctcTTCCAGGTTGTAAAAAAGTTCTTACAGACATGGGTTATTATGAGCTTAAGGATGAACTTGGAAGCGAAGCCGCATGA